The proteins below are encoded in one region of Puntigrus tetrazona isolate hp1 chromosome 5, ASM1883169v1, whole genome shotgun sequence:
- the ap1b1 gene encoding AP-1 complex subunit beta-1 isoform X4, with protein MTDSKYFTTTKKGEIFELKAELNSDKKEKKKEAVKKVIASMTVGKDVSALFPDVVNCMQTDNLELKKLVYLYLMNYAKSQPDMAIMAVNTFVKDCEDPNPLIRALAVRTMGCIRVDKITEYLCEPLRKCLKDEDPYVRKTAAVCVAKLHDINAQLVEDQGFLDTLKDLISDSNPMVVANAVAALSEIAESHPNSNLLDLNPQTINKLLTALNECTEWGQIFILDCLANYTPRDDRESQSICERVTPRLSHANSAVVLSAVKVLMKFMEMLPKDLDYYGTLLKKLAPPLVTLLSAEPELQYVALRNINLIVQKRPEILKHEMKVFFVKYNDPIYVKLEKLDIMIRLASQANIAQVLAELKEYATEVDVDFVRKAVRAIGRCAIKVEQSAERCVSTLLDLIQTKVNYVVQEAIVVIKDIFRKYPNKYESVIATLCENLDSLDEPEARAAMIWIVGEYAERIDNADELLESFLEGFHDESTQVQLQLLTAIVKLFLKKPTETQELVQQVLSLATQDSDNPDLRDRGYIYWRLLSTDPVAAKEVVLAEKPLISEETDLIEPTLLEELICHIGTLASVYHKPPSAFVEGSRGVQHKRLPARAGSGESAESPDVGQSGPSEAPPAVIPSQGDLLGDLLNLDLAPPAATVPSVQPSMQMGAMDLLGGGLDSLLGGDIGRSPSMGAGLGAAPAAMPAALGGAPAVGGGLGDLFDLGGGVGMPTGFYVAPKTVWLPAMKAKGLEISGTFARRGGIIQMDISLTNKAMSVMTDFAIQFNRNSFGLAPAGPLQVLTPLSPNQTIDVSLPLSTTGPVMKMEPLNNLQVAVKNNIDVFYFSCQYPLSLLFVEDGKMERQVFLATWKDIPNDNEAQFQIKDVHLNSDAASNKLQGSNIFTIAKRTVEGQDMLYQSVKLTNGIWVLAEMRIQTGNPNYTLSIKCRASEVCQFVYQCYELVLKN; from the exons ATGACAGACTCCAAATATTTCACCACTACCAAGAAAG GGGAGATCTTTGAGCTGAAGGCAGAGCTCAACAGTGataagaaagagaagaagaaggaaGCAGTGAAGAAGGTCATTGCATCTATGACCGTGGGAAAAGATGTCAG TGCTCTGTTTCCTGATGTTGTGAACTGCATGCAGACGGATAATCTGGAGCTCAAGAAGCTGGTCTATCTGTATCTGATGAATTATGCCAAGAGCCAGCCGGACATGGCCATTATGGCCGTCAACACCTTTGTGAAG GACTGTGAGGACCCAAACCCTCTGATCCGCGCACTGGCTGTGCGCACCATGGGCTGCATCCGAGTAGATAAGATCACTGAGTATCTGTGTGAACCTCTAAGGAAGTGTCTAAAAGATGAAGACCCTTATGTAAGGAAGACTGCTGCTGTTTGTGTTGCCAAGCTACATGACATTAACGCCCAGCTGGTGGAAGACCAGGGCTTCCTGGACACCCTGAAAGACCTGATCTCTGACTCCAACCCCATG GTGGTGGCAAATGCAGTAGCGGCTCTGTCCGAGATAGCAGAGTCTCATCCTAACAGCAACCTTCTGGACCTGAACCCTCAGACAATTAATAAGCTCCTGACAGCTCTTAATGAGTGCACTGAGTGGGGCCAGATCTTCATCCTCGACTGCCTGGCCAACTACACACCCCGTGATGACCGCGAGTCACAGAG TATCTGTGAGCGTGTAACTCCACGGCTGTCCCACGCTAACTCTGCCGTGGTTCTGTCTGCTGTGAAGGTTCTGATGAAGTTCATGGAAATGCTTCCTAAAGATCTAGACTATTATGGCACTCTACTGAAGAAACTTGCTCCTCCTTTGGTCACGCTGCTCTCAGCTGAACCTGAACTGCAGTATGTTGCCCTGAGGAACATTAATCTCATCGTACAGAAACG CCCCGAGATTCTAAAGCATGAGATGAAGGTTTtctttgtgaaatataatgacCCAATCTATGTCAAGCTGGAGAAGCTGGATATCATGATCCGCCTGGCGTCTCAGGCCAACATTGCTCAg gTGCTGGCTGAGCTGAAGGAATATGCCACTGAAGTGGATGTGGACTTTGTGCGTAAAGCTGTACGAGCCATTGGCCGCTGCGCAATTAAAGTGGAG CAATCAGCAGAGCGTTGTGTCAGCACACTGCTTGACCTTATTCAGACCAAGGTCAATTATGTGGTGCAGGAAGCCATTGTGGTCATCAAGGACATCTTTCGCAAGTACCCCAACAA GTATGAGAGTGTGATTGCCACTCTTTGTGAGAATCTGGACTCTCTGGATGAGCCTGAGGCACGGGCAGCCATGATCTGGATTGTGGGAGAGTACGCAGAGAGGATCGACAATGCAGACGAGCTGCTGGAGAGCTTCCTGGAAGGCTTCCATGATGAGAGCACACAG GTGCAACTGCAGTTGCTGACAGCTATTGTGAAGTTGTTCCTGAAGAAACCCACGGAGACCCAGGAGCTGGTGCAACAAGTGCTCAGTCTCGCCACACAG GATTCTGATAATCCTGACCTGCGTGACCGTGGCTACATCTACTGGCGTCTGCTCTCCACTGACCCTGTGGCGGCGAAAGAGGTGGTGCTGGCCGAGAAGCCTCTGATATCAGAGGAGACGGACCTGATTGAGCCCACCCTGTTGGAGGAGCTTATCTGCCACATTGGTACTCTGGCCTCAGTCTACCACAAACCTCCCAGTGCTTTTGTGGAGGGCAGCCGTGGTGTTCAGCACAAGAGACTTCCTGCTCGTGCTGGATC tgggGAAAGTGCCGAGAGCCCTGATGTTGGCCAGTCCGGACCTTCTGAAGCTCCACCTGCTGTCATTCCATCACAAGGTGATCTCCTTGGTGACCTGCTGAATCTGGATCTGGCCCCACCCGCTGCCACGGTCCCTTCTGTGCAGCCCTCAATGCAGATGGGAGCCATGGACCTACTTGGAGGAGGTCTGGATAGTCTG CTGGGAGGAGACATCGGCCGAAGCCCTTCG ATGGGTGCCGGTTTGGGGGCGGCCCCAGCAGCCATGCCTGCTGCTCTCGGCGGTGCTCCTGCTGTTGGAGGTGGATTGGGTGACCTTTTTGACCTCGGTGGAGGTGTTGGCATGCCAACAGGATTCTACGTTGCTCCTAAAACT GTGTGGTTACCAGCAATGAAAGCTAAAGGGCTGGAGATTTCTGGGACATTTGCCCGACGTGGTGGGATCATTCAGATGGATATCTCTCTTACCAACAAAGCCATGAGCGTTATGACTGACTTCGCCATTCAGTTCAACAGGAACAG TTTCGGTCTCGCCCCTGCTGGCCCTCTGCAGGTTCTGACTCCTCTGAGCCCCAATCAGACCATTGACGTTAGTCTCCCTCTTAGCACCACCGGCCCTGTCATGAAAATGGAACCCCTCAACAATCTGCAG GTAGCTGTGAAGAATAACATCGACGTGTTCTACTTCAGCTGCCAATATCCTCTCAGCCTGCTCTTTGTAGAGGACGGAAAGATgg AACGTCAGGTGTTCCTGGCCACCTGGAAGGACATTCCAAATGACAACGAGGCACAGTTTCAAATCAAAGACGTCCACCTCAACTCAG ACGCGGCCAGCAACAAGCTGCAAGGCAGTAATATCTTCACCATAGCCAAGAGAACAGTGGAGGGACAGGACATGCTGTACCAGTCTGTAAAACTCACCAACGGCATTTGGGTGCTGGCTGAAATGCGCATACAGACCGGAAACCCCAACTACACG CTGTCGATAAAGTGCAGAGCGTCAGAGGTGTGTCAGTTTGTGTACCAGTGCTATGAGTTGGTGCTGAAGAACTGA